The nucleotide window GCCGGACACCCCTGGTAAATCCGTAACGGTGAATCGATTCTCGGGAATACTCGGAACAGGAGGGATAAAAACGGCAGGCTGCCGGCAGAAGCGGGGAAAGTGACTTCTGATACAGCCTGATTAAGAGGAGCGAAGTGCTCTTGAGCATGAGGGTACGCCGATATGCCTGAAGGATCTCTCGAGTTCCGGCTTCACACGGCTGAAATCCATCAGTGCCGACTCACGCCGTGCGATGACGTTGATATCCACAGGCGGAAGCGCTTGCCTGCAGCATCTGAAGATTTCCCGGGCATAACGCTTGATCCTGTTGCGGATTACGGCGTTGCCAACCTTTTTGCTGACCGTGATCCCGAGACGGGCCTCAGCCAGATCATTCGGTTGCCAGACAACAAGGAAGCCCTTGGCATTGAATTTGTGTGGAGCGTCAAAAAGCCTGACAAAGTCCGCACGCTTCCGAAGCCGTGATGATTTCGGAAACGTGCAGCTATCAGGCATGCCGTCCACG belongs to Geobacter sp. SVR and includes:
- the yidD gene encoding membrane protein insertion efficiency factor YidD; its protein translation is MLKSTSLLLIRLYQKSLSPLLPAACRFYPSCSEYSRESIHRYGFTRGVRLSLLRLCKCHPFHPGGYDPVP
- the rnpA gene encoding ribonuclease P protein component, which gives rise to MPDSCTFPKSSRLRKRADFVRLFDAPHKFNAKGFLVVWQPNDLAEARLGITVSKKVGNAVIRNRIKRYAREIFRCCRQALPPVDINVIARRESALMDFSRVKPELERSFRHIGVPSCSRALRSS